A single window of Buchnera aphidicola (Cinara cuneomaculata) DNA harbors:
- the rpmF gene encoding 50S ribosomal protein L32: MAVQKSKPSRATRGMRRSHDHIFEKKISIDNTSKEIHIRHHVTKKGYYKGKKTFLFYKKSE; encoded by the coding sequence ATGGCAGTACAAAAAAGTAAACCTAGTCGAGCTACAAGAGGCATGAGACGATCTCATGATCATATTTTTGAAAAAAAAATTTCTATCGATAATACGTCTAAAGAAATACATATTCGACATCATGTAACAAAAAAGGGTTATTACAAAGGAAAAAAAACTTTTCTATTCTATAAAAAATCTGAATAA
- a CDS encoding ACP S-malonyltransferase, protein MHKISFIFPGYGFYNIKFLKSFFKKHTIIKNTFNEASDLLHKNIYNNFLKNNNNSIYINKNIYLLTFISSIAIYRLLNQEISIKPTVLAGHSLGQYSALVCNDNMSFREALKIITIRNKIMLLAVKNIQVLTLVVIGLNYVLVKQICSLTFLIDQVFISIINSHKQVVITGNYSAVYTAGKIFKKQFRAKIIRLPTSITSHCILLKKYKKIFSNYLNKITISTGKYPIISNHNAAIMYTIQDIYLASIKQIYKKVQWEKSIKKIISMGIDVFIEIGPGQILTNLNKKYFNVASYATSSNQKLSLVMDILKNHEKKNCFSNRS, encoded by the coding sequence ATGCATAAAATTTCATTTATTTTTCCAGGATATGGATTTTATAATATAAAATTCCTAAAATCATTTTTTAAAAAACATACAATTATTAAAAACACATTTAATGAAGCTTCAGACTTATTACATAAAAATATATATAATAATTTTTTAAAAAACAATAATAACTCTATTTATATAAATAAAAATATATATTTACTAACCTTTATTTCATCTATTGCAATATACAGATTATTAAATCAAGAAATATCTATTAAACCTACAGTACTAGCAGGACATAGTTTAGGTCAATATTCTGCACTCGTATGCAATGATAATATGTCATTTAGAGAAGCATTAAAAATTATTACTATACGAAATAAAATTATGTTATTAGCAGTTAAAAATATACAAGTACTAACATTAGTAGTTATTGGATTGAATTACGTATTAGTTAAGCAAATTTGCTCCTTAACTTTTCTTATAGACCAAGTATTCATATCTATCATTAATTCACATAAACAAGTAGTTATTACGGGAAATTATTCAGCTGTCTATACTGCTGGTAAAATATTTAAAAAACAATTTCGTGCAAAAATAATTCGATTGCCTACTTCAATTACGTCACATTGCATATTATTAAAAAAATATAAAAAAATATTTTCTAATTATTTAAATAAAATAACAATTTCGACAGGAAAATATCCAATTATTAGCAACCATAACGCAGCTATTATGTACACTATTCAAGATATATATTTAGCTTCAATAAAACAAATATATAAAAAGGTTCAGTGGGAAAAAAGTATAAAAAAAATTATTTCTATGGGAATAGATGTTTTTATCGAAATAGGGCCAGGACAAATATTAACAAATTTAAATAAAAAATATTTTAATGTCGCATCGTATGCTACTAGTAGTAATCAGAAATTATCATTAGTTATGGATATACTCAAAAATCATGAAAAAAAAAATTGCTTTAGTAACAGGAGCTAA
- the fabG gene encoding 3-oxoacyl-ACP reductase FabG, whose protein sequence is MKKKIALVTGANKGIGKKISIELMNSGIYVIGTATTEVGINNIKKKLKNQGTSILINFIDISITKKTIKKLINKYKTIDIFVHNAGIINDNLLITMPDIKWNHVIDVNLSSIFYITKIIIPAMIKQKYGRIIVISSIISCIGQKGQTNYAASKSGLIGFSKSLALEVASRGITVNLVSPGYILTDMTRKILSSKKKEILNKIPMERFGTPQDVANVVSFLSSKQSSYITGQNIHVNGGMYVDLAT, encoded by the coding sequence ATGAAAAAAAAAATTGCTTTAGTAACAGGAGCTAATAAAGGTATCGGAAAAAAAATTTCTATAGAATTAATGAATTCAGGAATATATGTAATCGGTACAGCTACCACAGAAGTAGGTATTAATAATATTAAAAAAAAATTAAAAAATCAAGGAACTAGTATTTTAATAAATTTTATAGATATATCTATAACAAAAAAAACAATTAAAAAATTAATTAATAAATATAAAACTATTGATATATTTGTACATAACGCGGGTATTATAAACGATAATTTATTAATAACTATGCCGGACATAAAATGGAATCATGTTATTGACGTTAATTTATCTTCAATATTCTATATCACAAAAATTATTATCCCGGCTATGATTAAACAAAAATACGGACGTATTATCGTTATTAGTTCAATTATAAGTTGTATTGGACAAAAAGGACAAACAAATTATGCTGCATCAAAATCAGGATTAATTGGATTTTCTAAATCTTTAGCATTAGAAGTAGCATCCAGAGGAATTACTGTTAATTTAGTATCTCCGGGGTATATATTGACAGATATGACAAGAAAAATATTATCTTCTAAAAAAAAAGAAATTTTAAATAAAATTCCGATGGAACGATTTGGAACACCTCAAGATGTTGCAAATGTAGTTTCTTTTTTATCATCAAAACAATCATCTTATATAACTGGTCAAAATATTCATGTTAATGGAGGGATGTATGTTGATCTTGCTACATAA
- the acpP gene encoding acyl carrier protein, producing the protein MKNIINRIKKIVERQFKEKKKNISLNTEFKKDLRADSLDFIELIMLLEEELQIELFDMEPNKIKSLQDLITYIITQIKKK; encoded by the coding sequence ATGAAAAATATTATTAATCGCATAAAAAAAATTGTCGAGCGCCAATTTAAAGAAAAAAAAAAAAATATTTCATTAAATACTGAGTTTAAAAAAGATCTGCGAGCAGATTCATTAGATTTTATAGAATTAATTATGCTATTAGAAGAAGAATTACAAATTGAATTGTTTGATATGGAACCAAATAAAATAAAATCTTTACAAGATCTTATTACATATATTATAACACAAATAAAAAAAAAATAA
- a CDS encoding DNA polymerase III subunit delta' C-terminal domain-containing protein codes for MNKYPWIINQYHDLINKYSNSTLHPIILIQSSLGIGTSQLILNISKWILCFHKKKYSNCNNCQSCLLFNYKNHPDFYNISNVINNKYIGINLVRNVINNIYKTSQQGGAKIIYFSNINIFTAESNNALLKTLEEPPKNTIFFLRTTNITQIINTIKSRSTIYYISNPKEKVSVNWLKTFNKNYSYIHLITALRINNYSPILAHKFLNNNEFDKRNIFMNAIQKYITYKENVLLTIIFKYDSSIITKYISYLLLDIIKYRICRKYKIKNLDQVQLIKKIACINTNQTLINSLISWIQYVQILSSSYTIDKKLIFIEQILSWIKILRI; via the coding sequence ATGAATAAATATCCCTGGATAATAAATCAATATCACGATTTAATTAATAAATACAGTAATAGTACATTACATCCAATAATTTTAATACAATCATCACTTGGTATTGGAACTTCACAATTAATTTTAAATATATCTAAATGGATCCTATGTTTTCATAAAAAAAAATATTCTAACTGCAATAATTGTCAGTCATGTTTACTATTTAATTATAAAAATCATCCTGATTTTTATAACATAAGTAATGTTATTAACAATAAATATATTGGAATTAATTTAGTTCGCAATGTTATTAATAACATATATAAAACATCACAACAAGGAGGAGCAAAAATAATATATTTTTCAAATATTAATATTTTTACTGCTGAATCAAATAATGCTTTATTAAAAACCTTAGAAGAACCTCCAAAAAATACTATATTTTTTTTACGTACTACAAACATAACGCAAATTATTAATACAATTAAGAGTAGATCTACTATATACTACATTAGTAATCCTAAAGAAAAAGTTTCTGTAAACTGGTTAAAAACTTTTAATAAAAATTATTCTTATATACATTTAATAACAGCACTACGGATAAATAACTATTCTCCTATATTAGCTCATAAATTTTTAAATAATAATGAATTTGATAAACGAAATATATTTATGAATGCAATTCAAAAATATATTACCTACAAAGAAAATGTATTATTAACTATAATTTTTAAATATGATTCATCAATAATCACTAAATATATTAGTTACTTACTGTTAGATATAATAAAATATCGAATATGCAGAAAATATAAAATAAAAAATTTAGATCAAGTGCAATTAATTAAAAAAATCGCGTGTATCAATACGAATCAGACTTTAATAAATAGTTTAATATCCTGGATTCAGTATGTACAAATATTGTCTAGTTCATATACTATTGATAAAAAATTAATATTTATTGAACAAATTTTATCTTGGATAAAGATACTACGTATTTAA
- a CDS encoding TatD family hydrolase has product MFLIDTHCHINKLNNNHQILDLKYFLKKAYKKNIKLFLSIATSIEDFNHLYKYTNQYKNILLSCGLHPNYEHHDNDLKIMKSLIKNDRVIAIGETGLDFYRTIQKKTTQIKLFKYHIYLSNKTKKPIIIHNRHADNEILNILNFNKNKICSGIIHSFTGNINLARKFLDIGFYISFSGIITFKNSDYLRSILKFIPLNRLCIETDSPYLSPEPHRGINNQPSFLYYIAKTIQKILKIDFSMFTNILNKNFFKLFKINTNIYNHLSLL; this is encoded by the coding sequence ATGTTTTTAATTGATACTCATTGCCATATTAATAAATTAAATAATAATCATCAAATTTTAGACTTAAAATATTTTTTAAAAAAAGCATATAAAAAAAATATAAAACTTTTTTTATCCATAGCTACTTCTATTGAAGATTTTAATCATTTATATAAATACACGAATCAATATAAAAATATATTATTATCATGCGGATTGCATCCTAATTATGAACATCATGATAATGACTTAAAAATTATGAAATCACTAATAAAAAATGATAGGGTTATCGCAATTGGAGAAACCGGATTAGATTTCTATAGAACTATACAAAAAAAAACCACACAAATAAAATTATTTAAATATCATATATACTTATCTAATAAAACAAAAAAACCTATTATTATTCATAATAGACATGCTGATAACGAAATACTCAATATATTAAATTTTAATAAAAATAAAATATGTTCAGGAATAATACATTCTTTTACAGGAAATATAAATTTAGCAAGAAAGTTCTTGGATATTGGATTTTATATATCATTTTCAGGAATCATTACTTTTAAAAATTCAGATTACTTAAGATCAATATTAAAATTTATCCCATTAAACAGATTATGCATAGAAACTGATTCGCCGTATTTATCTCCTGAACCACATCGAGGTATAAATAATCAACCATCTTTTTTATACTATATCGCAAAAACAATTCAAAAAATATTAAAAATAGATTTTTCAATGTTTACTAACATTTTAAATAAAAATTTTTTTAAATTATTTAAAATTAATACAAATATATATAACCATTTATCATTGTTATGA